One part of the Anopheles coustani chromosome 2, idAnoCousDA_361_x.2, whole genome shotgun sequence genome encodes these proteins:
- the LOC131264132 gene encoding beta-1,3-glucosyltransferase, whose translation MYKVALPFPSLLLLLPVLLLLALLQLPPFVASSVPVSSPSPAPSTGTRATLASRELSFLVLSQPAKFNAARAQRLRRSIIDQIKGLDQEIASNEPDSVFLTHELFPEQEGAWAITPILHHIRSSILKAAHRTARWLIVCEEQSHVNVSLLTHHLAKEDYREKLFLGYPLYDREATIIHHFAFFKNPTSFLYPYLTAGVALTVPLVDHLVDLLTDGTVQALSDFFIDPAHEFALLVWQHGAGYPLQPRRYLCAKAQPGCAIWAATPTTASAGNDRNSEGGALSAGDFGCANTPTDVDRIMFAVKTCHKYHHDRIPVLQRTWTRHVQHLRYFSDVADPSIPTVVTSVPNSSAGHCAKTLEILQLIGDEIRYNVTLQAVRWVMLVDDDTILSSSSLARFLSCYDPGRDWYLGERYGYHLMGSDGGYNYVTGGGGIVLSVAILDALQQTCECPSPSSPDDMILAACLQRLGVRPIHSPLFHQARPTDYPPELLDPRRTVSFHKHWQIDPHQVYNRWFRALDEQNSRGGCEDTNSRLQEVEVEENQADASSVPVEHRKHGQFLRPASHIAARNENDSLREHRPTTVTGGPLRMESGRAAHQTSPETHSGPLNQQPGEHMVRRAITETHTVPFPTVDSPVLGTIPTSSVSTGTPTVAGPVTPGVAAVAVATPTQHIARKQLCESNELQSNGDFLLRQQANLQESTNIIKHTDL comes from the exons ATGTATAAAGTTGCATTGCCGTTTccgtcgctgctgctgctgcttccggtgttgctgctgctggcgttgCTGCAGTTGCCACCGTTCGTTGCATCATCCGTGCCGGTGTCGTCGCCCTCGCCCGCCCCTTCAACAGGAACTCGGGCCACACTCG CTTCCCGTGAGTTATCGTTTTTGGTGCTAAGCCAGCCAGCCAAGTTTAACGCAGCCCGGGCGCAGCGACTGAGGCGAAGCATCATCGATCAGATAAAGGGACTGGATCAG GAAATCGCTTCCAACGAGCCGGACAGCGTGTTTCTCACGCATGAGCTGTTTCCGGAGCAGGAGGGCGCGTGGGCGATTACACCGATTCTACACCACATCCGGTCGTCGATCTTGAAGGCAGCCCACCGAACCGCCCGCTGGCTGATCGTGTGCGAGGAGCAAAGCCACGTCAACGTGAGCCTATTAACGCACCATTTGGCCAAGGAAGACTATCGAGAG AAGCTTTTCCTCGGCTACCCGCTCTACGACCGCGAGGCGACCATAATTCATCATTtcgcatttttcaaaaacccgACCAGCTTCCTCTATCCCTACCTGACGGCCGGGGTCGCCCTCACCGTACCGTTGGTGGATCACCTGGTCGACCTGCTGACCGACGGTACCGTGCAGGCGCTGTCGGATTTTTTCATCGACCCTGCTCACGAGTTCGCCCTGCTCGTCTGGCAACACGGCGCAGGATATCCGCTCCAGCCGAGGCGCTACCTCTGCGCCAAAGCGCAACCGGGCTGTGCGATCTGGGCAGCCACACCAACAACCGCATCCGCCGGGAATGACCGGAACAGCGAGGGTGGAGCCCTCTCCGCGGGTGACTTTGGCTGT GCCAATACTCCAACGGACGTTGATCGAATCATGTTTGCGGTGAAAACATGCCACAAGTACCACCACGATCGCATTCCCGTCCTCCAGCGTACCTGGACCAGACACGTACAGCATTTGAGGTACTTCAGTGATGTCGCCG ATCCTTCCATTCCGACGGTCGTCACTTCCGTTCCGAACTCGAGCGCGGGACACTGCGCGAAAACGCTGGAAATACTTCAACTGATCGGTGACGAGATCCGGTACAACGTCACCCTGCAAGCGGTCCGGTGGGTGATGCTGGTCGACGATGACACGATTCTCAG CTCGTCGTCGTTGGCGCGATTCCTCAGTTGCTATGACCCGGGTCGGGATTGGTACCTGGGCGAACGGTACGGCTATCACCTGATGGGCTCGGACGGGGGCTATAACTACGTGACCGGCGGTGGCGGCATTGTGCTGAGCGTGGCCATCCTCGACGCACTGCAGCAAACGTGCGAGTGTCCGTCTCCGTCCTCGCCGGACGATATGATTCTGGCGGCCTGCCTGCAGCGCCTCGGCGTACGGCCCATCCACTCGCCGCTTTTCCACCAAGCTCGACCAACCGACTACCCGCCGGAGTTGCTAGATCCGAGGCGTACGGTGTCCTTCCACAAGCACTGGCAAATCGATCCGCACCAGGTGTACAACAGGTGGTTCCGGGCGCTCGACGAGCAAAACTCCCGCGGGGGATGTGAGGACACCAACAGCCGCCTGCAGGAAGTCGAGGTAGAAGAGAACCAAGCGGATGCCTCCAGCGTGCCGGTAGAACATCGGAAGCATGGTCAATTCTTGCGCCCAGCGAGCCATATCGCGGCACGGAACGAAAACGACAGCCTACGTGAGCATCGTCCTACCACCGTGACCGGAGGTCCGTTGCGGATGGAAAGCGGACGTGCAGCACACCAAACTTCCCCCGAAACCCACAGCGGTCCTCTTAACCAGCAGCCGGGGGAACACATGGTGCGCCGGGCGATAACGGAAACCCACACGGTACCTTTCCCAACCGTCGACAGTCCGGTTCTGGGGACGATACCGACGAGCAGCGTCAGCACCGGAACGCCGACGGTCGCAGGTCCAGTCACACCTGGCGTGGCAGCGGTAGCAGTCGCCACACCAACGCAACATATCGCTCGCAAGCAACTGTGCGAAAGTAATGAGCTTCAATCAAACGGGGACTTTTTGCTGCGGCAGCAGGCAAACCTCCAGGAGTCGACAAACATAATCAAACATACCGATCTTTAG